The Mycobacteriales bacterium genome segment CCCCGGCGCCGGCCGGCGCGTCGATCTGGTCGACAACGGAGTAGAGCAGCGCCAGCAGCACGGCCTTGACCGACTCGCGATCGGTGGCGTCGCACGGCACGACCGGCACGTCGTCGCCCAGCTCGAGCACCGAGCGGACCTTGTCCTCGTCCGACGGGTCGATGCCGGCGGCCCGGTTCAGCGCGACGACGAACGGCACGCGGGCCATCTTGCGGAACGCCGCCAGGATGCCGACGGCCTCCTCGAGCGAGTCCTCCCGCGAGGCGTCGACCAGCAGGATGTAGCCGAGCATCCCCTCGCCGAGGATCTCCCACATGAAGTCGAAGCGGTCCTGCCCCGGCGTACCGAACAGGTAGAGCACCAGGTCGCGGTCGATCGTGATCCGGCCGAAGTCCATGGCGACCGTCGTCTCGGCCTTGCGGGACCGGGTGTCGTCGGTGATGTCCTTCTCGGTCGACAGCACGGTGATCTCGCTGATCGTCCGGATCAGCGTCGTCTTGCCGGCGGAGAACGGGCCGGTGACGACGATCTTGACCGCGGTGCCGCCGTGCTTGCGGCGGTTCGGATTGCGTGTCGCCATCACAGACCCCTCACGCCGGCGATGAGCCGCAGCAGCAGGCTCTTGTTCACACTCGGGTCGCGCTCGATCAGGCCGGCGACCGCCGGGACGGCGGACGCCTGCGGCTGCAGCGCCGTGGCTCCGTGCACGGAGCCGTGGGACGAGCCTGCACCTGCGGTGGTCGTACGGGTCGACGGCGCGCCGGTCGCCGTGCTGGCCCGGGCGTAGGCCGGCGCCTCCTCGGCGTGCTCCGGACGGCGCGCCGGCGTGAAGGGCTCGGGGCGCTCGGGGATGACCGGGGCGCCCACCGGGACCGACGGGGACGGGATCACCGGAGCGGGCGCCGGCGCGGCAGCCTCCGGCACCGGCGTGCCCTCGAGCGCGGCGAGCAGGCTCTGCCGGCGCAGCAGCTGGTCGTCACCGGGGCCGCCGACGACGACCAGCCCGCGGCCGACGAGGCCGGCGAGGGCGGACACCACGGCGTACTCACCGCGGCCGGACAGGGCGACCAGGTCGGCGACGGTGCGGCGGCCGTCGACCAGCGACAGCAGAGTCCACTCGTCGCGGCTGGCGACCGGATCGCCGGCCGGCGCGGGGTTGACGGTGACGACGGAGTCGGGAGCAGGAACCTGCTCGACCAGCTCGGCCCAGGCGGCCAGCCGGCGCTGGCCCTCGGCCACGACCTCCTCGACCGGTACCGCCGCACCCAGGTCGTCCGGGTCGGTCTCGTCCACCACGAAGGCGAATTCACCATCGGCCCAGCGCAGCATGCTGAAGACGGCGTCGGTGGCCTGTTCGGCGGCGACTGCCCGGACCTGCTCGACGTCGAGCCCGGCCTTCTCGGCCAGCAGCTGGGCCAGGCTCAGCGACGGGTCGCCGGTCAGCTCCTCGGCGGCGGCGGCGAGCACCTCGTCGTCGACCAGACCGCTGCCGAGCAGTCGCCGGCCGAGTTCCTGGCGGGCGACATCGGCCCGGGCACCGGTGACGGCGCCACCGCGCAGGTGCACCGCACCGTGCGCACTCTCGCGCCTCAGGTGCAGCGTCCCGGTCTTCTTCGTGAAGCTCAGCAGCTGGAAGATGTCCGGGAGGCTGAACGCGTCGAGCGTTCCCTCGAGTCTCACAACGGTCCCGTCGGGTCGGTGGGCGGGGTGGTGGGCGCAGAGTTCAGGACCAGGTGGTTCAGGACCAGGTGGACGGCGGCAGAACCGGCATGACGCTGTCCGGCACGACGCTTCCGCTGGGTGCGTAGGACGACCAGGTCGTCTCGACCGGCGGGACGTACGCCGGGGCGCTGTGGGCCGGCGAGCTGTGGATGGGCTCGTTGTAGGACGGCTGGTTGTACGACGGCTCGCTGTAGGACGGCTCGGCGGGCGGCGCGTGGACTGCCGCCGGCGCGGCCTGCACGACCGGCTCCGGCTGCGCGGGAACGACGGCCAGCGGCTCGTCCTCGGCCTTGAGCACCTCGGCGACGGCAGCAGCCGCGCGACGGACCTCGTACAGCATCATGCCGACCTTGGCGCCCTTGCTGGCGACGGCGACCAGGACGGCCTCGTCCTCGGCGGCGACCAGGAAGACGGTCCCGGCATCACCCTCGATGTAGACCTGCGAGAGCTCTCCCCGGCCGAGGCCCTGCGCGGCGCGCTCGCCGAGGGACAGCAGCGCGGCGCTCATCGCGGCGACCCGGTCCTCGTCCATCGAGGGGGGCAGTGCGGCGGCCATCGGCAGCCCGTCGAAGGAGACCACCGCGGCGGCCTCGAGCTCGGGGGTCTGCGCGAGCAGCGCGTGGATCGCCCGGTCGAGCCGCTCGGAGCGGCTGCCGCTGTGCAGGTCGGTCATCGGGGCTCCTTCACCTGGCGGCCGTCTCCGCCTCTGGAACAGCCATCGGCCCCCTCCGGTCAGGCCTTGAGCGTTGGCAGTGCCTCCGCCATCACCCGGACGGGTGCCTCCTGGCCGGTCATCAGCTGCACCTGCAGCGCCGCGCCGTGCAGCAGCATCGACGCGCCGCTGACCACCACCGCCCGGCACGCCGCGGCCAGCGCCGTCGGCCACGGGTCGTAGGCGACGTCCAGCAGCACCGGCACGTCGGCGACGTACGGCGCGAAGCGGTCCCCCGCGCCCGGTGGCAGCGTGCTGACCAGCAGGTCGCAGCCGTCGAACACCGCCGGCGTGAACTCCACCACCGAGGGCGTCACCCCCAGCCGGGCGGCGGACGCCAGCGTCTCCACCGGCTCCGAACGCACGACCAGCACCGGGGACGTGCAGCCCAGCGCCGCCAGCGCCGCCAGCGCCGAACGCGCCGTCGCCCCGCCACCCAGCACGACCGCCCGGTCGGCCCGGGTGACGCCGGCCTCCGCCAGTGCCGCCACGATGCCGTGCACGTCGGTGTTGTGGCCGCTGCGCCGGCCGCCGTGCAGCAGCACGGTGTTGGCCGCGGCCACGTCCACCGCCAGGTCCGACACCTCGTCCAGCAGCGGCAGCACCGCCTGCTTCAGGGGCATCGTCAGCGACAGGCCGGCCCACTCCGGGCCGAGGCCGTCGAGGAAGCCGGCGAGCTCGTCC includes the following:
- a CDS encoding ATP/GTP-binding protein encodes the protein MATRNPNRRKHGGTAVKIVVTGPFSAGKTTLIRTISEITVLSTEKDITDDTRSRKAETTVAMDFGRITIDRDLVLYLFGTPGQDRFDFMWEILGEGMLGYILLVDASREDSLEEAVGILAAFRKMARVPFVVALNRAAGIDPSDEDKVRSVLELGDDVPVVPCDATDRESVKAVLLALLYSVVDQIDAPAGAGV
- a CDS encoding DUF4388 domain-containing protein encodes the protein MRLEGTLDAFSLPDIFQLLSFTKKTGTLHLRRESAHGAVHLRGGAVTGARADVARQELGRRLLGSGLVDDEVLAAAAEELTGDPSLSLAQLLAEKAGLDVEQVRAVAAEQATDAVFSMLRWADGEFAFVVDETDPDDLGAAVPVEEVVAEGQRRLAAWAELVEQVPAPDSVVTVNPAPAGDPVASRDEWTLLSLVDGRRTVADLVALSGRGEYAVVSALAGLVGRGLVVVGGPGDDQLLRRQSLLAALEGTPVPEAAAPAPAPVIPSPSVPVGAPVIPERPEPFTPARRPEHAEEAPAYARASTATGAPSTRTTTAGAGSSHGSVHGATALQPQASAVPAVAGLIERDPSVNKSLLLRLIAGVRGL
- a CDS encoding roadblock/LC7 domain-containing protein produces the protein MTDLHSGSRSERLDRAIHALLAQTPELEAAAVVSFDGLPMAAALPPSMDEDRVAAMSAALLSLGERAAQGLGRGELSQVYIEGDAGTVFLVAAEDEAVLVAVASKGAKVGMMLYEVRRAAAAVAEVLKAEDEPLAVVPAQPEPVVQAAPAAVHAPPAEPSYSEPSYNQPSYNEPIHSSPAHSAPAYVPPVETTWSSYAPSGSVVPDSVMPVLPPSTWS
- a CDS encoding shikimate dehydrogenase; the encoded protein is MRAAVLGRPIAHSLSPRLHRAAYAALGLDWTYDAVDLGADELAGFLDGLGPEWAGLSLTMPLKQAVLPLLDEVSDLAVDVAAANTVLLHGGRRSGHNTDVHGIVAALAEAGVTRADRAVVLGGGATARSALAALAALGCTSPVLVVRSEPVETLASAARLGVTPSVVEFTPAVFDGCDLLVSTLPPGAGDRFAPYVADVPVLLDVAYDPWPTALAAACRAVVVSGASMLLHGAALQVQLMTGQEAPVRVMAEALPTLKA